One stretch of Labrenzia sp. CE80 DNA includes these proteins:
- a CDS encoding terminase family protein, which yields MTTLRTPTSSARSLRSALVACARAQRLEQVLEQLSLEEMRFVLTDWPTFAHDHQMPPPGDWRVWLLMGGRGAGKTRAGAEWVKAMALGDGWPRAGSRTDGRASGRIALVGETFADVREVMVEGVSGLLSVHGKRDRPNWTPTRRRLEWPNGAVAQAFSSEDPEALRGPQFDIAWCDELAKWRHAEETFDMLQFGLRLGQEPRQLVTTTPRPVPLLKRLLGLPTTAVSHAPTQANAPFLAPGFLETVVSRYAGTRLGRQELDGELIEDRPDALWSRDRLEQIRVDRAPEDLQRIVIAIDPPASSGRKSDACGLVAAGLAEDGTAYVLADRSMARAKPADWASAATGLWHGLSADCLVAEVNQGGEMVAEVISGADHSVPVKQVRATRGKFSRAEPVAMLYDQDRIRHVGALPELEDEMVDFGPSGLSTGRSPDRLDALVWAISELLLGPRAEPRVRRL from the coding sequence ATGACGACCTTGAGGACGCCGACGAGCTCCGCGCGCAGCTTGCGCAGCGCCTTGGTCGCTTGTGCCCGGGCGCAGAGGCTGGAACAGGTGCTGGAGCAGCTGTCCCTTGAGGAAATGCGTTTTGTCCTGACCGACTGGCCGACCTTCGCCCATGACCATCAAATGCCACCGCCCGGCGACTGGCGGGTCTGGCTGCTGATGGGCGGACGGGGCGCCGGCAAGACCCGCGCCGGGGCTGAATGGGTCAAGGCCATGGCGCTGGGCGATGGCTGGCCAAGAGCCGGAAGTCGAACCGACGGCCGCGCATCAGGACGCATCGCGCTGGTCGGCGAGACGTTCGCCGATGTGCGCGAGGTCATGGTGGAAGGCGTGTCGGGGCTCTTGTCGGTGCACGGCAAGCGCGACCGGCCGAACTGGACGCCGACTCGGCGCCGTCTGGAATGGCCCAACGGAGCCGTGGCCCAGGCCTTTTCATCCGAGGACCCGGAGGCCCTTCGCGGCCCCCAATTCGACATTGCCTGGTGCGATGAACTCGCCAAGTGGCGCCACGCCGAGGAGACTTTCGACATGCTGCAATTCGGATTGCGCCTGGGCCAGGAGCCCCGGCAACTGGTGACGACAACACCCCGGCCCGTGCCGTTGTTAAAGCGCCTGCTCGGTCTGCCGACCACGGCGGTGAGCCATGCGCCGACCCAGGCCAATGCGCCGTTTCTGGCGCCGGGGTTTCTGGAGACGGTGGTCTCGCGCTATGCTGGCACAAGGCTTGGACGGCAGGAGCTGGACGGCGAGCTGATCGAGGACCGGCCCGACGCACTCTGGTCGCGGGATCGGCTGGAGCAGATCCGGGTCGACAGGGCGCCTGAAGATCTCCAGCGCATCGTGATTGCCATCGATCCGCCGGCCTCCTCGGGACGAAAATCCGACGCCTGCGGTCTGGTGGCTGCGGGCCTTGCCGAGGACGGCACAGCCTATGTTCTGGCCGATCGCTCCATGGCCCGCGCCAAACCCGCAGACTGGGCTTCTGCTGCCACCGGTCTCTGGCACGGACTGAGTGCCGACTGTCTGGTCGCCGAGGTGAACCAGGGCGGTGAGATGGTGGCCGAGGTGATATCGGGTGCGGACCACTCGGTGCCGGTCAAGCAGGTGCGGGCGACACGAGGCAAGTTCTCGCGGGCCGAGCCTGTCGCCATGCTCTACGACCAGGACCGTATCCGGCACGTGGGCGCTCTGCCGGAGCTAGAGGACGAGATGGTCGATTTCGGGCCATCAGGCCTGTCCACGGGCCGCTCGCCCGACCGGCTGGATGCATTGGTCTGGGCGATCTCGGAATTGCTTCTGGGCCCAAGAGCCGAACCTAGGGTCAGGCGATTGTAG